The following proteins are encoded in a genomic region of Solea senegalensis isolate Sse05_10M linkage group LG5, IFAPA_SoseM_1, whole genome shotgun sequence:
- the tesca gene encoding tescalcin a: MGASQTRSESVYQELMDKTGFSLEQIKNLKKRFLHLSGNEETISRENLDAIPALANNPIRKQIIEAFFDKRNQRSSEVGHLEEIGFEQFVMVMSHFRPPALRTSVEEREVMRKEKLQFLFNMHDTDNDGVITLVEYRKVVEELLSKSGAIGHEAARAIADAAMLEVASTNVPDMAPDDFYEGITFEHFEQILKGLEMESRMHIRFLDVDTSTMRCGKSTS; the protein is encoded by the exons ATGGGAGCCTCGCAGACGCGCTCCGAGAGCGTGTACCAGGAGCTGATGGACAAAACTGGCT tttcattgGAGCAGATCAAAAACCTGAAGAAACGATTCCTGCACTTGAGTGGAAATGAAGAGACAATAAG TAGAGAGAACTTGGACGCCATTCCGGCCCTTGCCAACAATCCCATCAGAAAGCAAATTATCGAGGCATTCTTCGACAAAAG AAACCAGCGTAGCAGTGAAGTGGGCCACCTCGAGGAGATTGGCTTTGAACAGTTCGTCATGGTCATGTCTCACTTCCGCCCTCCGGCTTTGAGGACGTCcgtggaggagagagaagtgatgagaaaagaaaagctccAAT ttctgTTCAACATGCACGACACAGACAACGATGGCGTAATCACACTGGTGGAGTACAGGAAG GTCGTGGAGGAGCTTCTTTCAAAGAGTGGAGCCATCGGGCACGAAGCTGCAAGGGCAATAGCAGACGCCGCCATGTTGGAAGTGGCGAGCACAAATGTGCCAGACATG GCCCCAGATGATTTTTATGAAGGAATTACATTTGAGCATTTCGAACAG ATTTTGAAGGGCCTTGAAATGGAGTCCAGGATGCACATTCGCTTTTTGGATGTAGATACCTCAACAATGCGCTGTGGGAAATCAACCTCCTGA